TAGCTCTATGAATTAAAAAGAATGATTAATTTTTGGCAAAAGGCCCAGATTTCTTTTGGAGATTATTATAAGTGAGCCATACAAGATCACACAGAGGGCGAGTGTATTTGCTTCAAGATGTACATCACTAATTGGATGGGAAGAGAaagtactgcagttgtacaatgtACGTTATAGACAACATCAAGAGTAGCTGTGTCTGTTTTGTCTCACATCTTGGGAAAGgaagatgggcctgttcctgtcctgttcTTTGTCCTATTCCTATTGCATATTTTGCAGGAGTGATCGGGGATGGATTTTTCCTCTGAAAAAGTCAGCAGCCCCGGCTCCCTGTCTCTACATGATATGCACATGGAACATAGAgcaatacagcgcaggaacaggcccttcagcccacaattcctatgccgaacatgatgcaagaccaacccttatctgcctgcacttgatgcatatccctccaatcttGGCATATCCAAGCCtgttaaacatcactatcatatctgcccccaccgcaccccggcagcacattccagtgGCATCCACCATCCTCTCTAAaaaaaacatctcctttaaatactgcccctttcaccttaaagctatgccctccagtatttgacatttccaccctgggactgTCTACTGTTCTGATCGTgttccctatctatgcctctcataattttacgttGTTGACCTGCTGTGAAAATTGAGCCGTAAACAGACCCCGTCAGCAACCGATTGCAGCAATCCCAGCGTGAGGAAATAATACTTTGTGCCCTTTGCTTTGTGGGAAGAGACGACACTGGTGAGTGCTAGAGGATTTAATCTTTATTGTGCCAAGGAATTGTGCGCTGGTGGTAATCTGCGACAAGTGAAGGCAGCTCGGAGAGTCACTCTGCATGGGACCCAgaggttgagtttagttcagtttttgtcacagacagcaaggtactgtgaaaagcttttttgttgcgtgctgtccagtcagtggaaagactatacatgcttACAAGCAAGCTGTCCACACCTTACTGATGCAGGATAAAAGGATCTAAGATTAAGACCATAGTTACAGAAGATTAAGACCATAGTTacagtaagaaatgctgctgttggagtagagttTTAAAAGAGTGCAACAATTGTAATGAttgagtgattgcagatccacttctgggaccagcacgcagagaATATCCTGGCTTGAGCTCCATTGATAGTTTATTTTCACACCTGCATGTTTTAGTTTAACTTGgacattagtttaatttggcataatgttcaacacggacattgtgggctgatggtcCTCTTCCTGTCTTCctccctgttatcaggcttctgaacagtctttccatatgctagggtactgtccgattcacctctaccacattgcggacattggactttgtctctggaactaatGTGCTACAATGCCAACAactgttctgcactctgtacctttccctttgctctacctattttacATGAGtttgtataatattatctgattgattgggtagcatgcaaaacaaagtttttcactgcaccttggtacagatgacaataataatgcttttttacacagagggtggtgggtgcctggaacgtgctgccgggggtggtggtggaggcaaagtcaatagtGGTGTGTTTACGAGgcattttgataggcacatggatatggagggatagagatcacgtgcaggcagaggaggtcaacaacatatttggcacagacattatggggtgaagggcctgctcttgtgctgtaccgttctagaCGACTGTAGATATGTTGAATGTGGATTCTGGTGTGTGGGGGCAGAAGGCGAGGACCAGAGGAACTCTGTTCCTGCTTTGGGAGGGTGGTCTGGGGAGAGTGGAAGCAGAGTTGTCGACAGCATTTGAGAAGCATCCAGACCAGCAACTAGAAGCAGTTAGATGTAGAAGGCTACAGGCCAGGTGCTGCACAAGGACTAATGTGGACAGGTGCCCACTGGTCAGTGTgcatgagttgggccgaatggcctgtttccatgctgtgtaattcTGTGACTAAAGTTTCTCGTGATGCTCAGGGACTAGAAACGTGCTTGTTGTGTGTGTTTGGATGTACTTGTAAGAGTGCGCTCATTAGTTTCActtctgccattgggaagaaggtatagaagcccgaaaagtaacatccaggttcaggagcagcttaaaCTACAAGAGGCATAATGATTTTGTctttacactattattgtttgtttgatattttttgttgtttatatATTTTCCAGTCTACAAATAAGAATTTTATTGATGTGTTTTGGGATAtgttacaattaaacactcttgatctcAGCTGCAAACTGAGGTTTCATCTGAAACGAGTGTTTTTGAAGTCTGAATTTACTGAGGCCTTCTCTCTGCCGTACAGATGACCATGGACAGACTTGCCCTGCTCCTTCTCCTGCTCCTACAGCTCACACAACTGCTCGCCGCTTGTCCCGAGCAGTGTTCTTGCTACTCCACAATCGTTGACTGCCGCGCCACCTCCCTGCCGCACCTTCCAGCTAACATTgaccattctgtggaaaccttattCCTGGATAACAACCTGTTGGTCAGGATCCCTCCACACGCCTTTGAAAACTTGAGAAGCCTGAGCTACCTTGGTCTGTCGAAAAATCGCCTTCTCCTGCACAACTACACGTTCAGCCTGCTGCTCGGGCTCCAATCGTTGGACTTGTCCAATAACCACTTGTCTGAGTTGCGGGAAGACCTGTTGGGAAACCTCCCCAACCTGGCCTGGATAGTGCTGGCCAACAACCAGCTGCGGACCCCACCTGTGCTGAGGGCTCACGACAAACTGACCTATCTGGATTTATCCGGCAACCAGCTCGCTGTACTCCAGGGGGCGTTTGACTCCTTACCTCGGTTGGACACGCTCTTCCTCAGCAATAACCGGCTGCAGACACTGCCCGTCACCCTATTTGACCAATTGCCTCTCCTGGTTACGCTCGACTTGTCCCATAACAAGCTGAGCTCCCTCCCTCACCGACTCTTCAGGCACCATCGGGAGCTGAGTGATTTACGGCTGGACCACAACAGGTTAAAGCATCTCGCAAGGTCTTTGTTTGCCCACCAGGGGAACCTGCGATACCTGACGCTCTCTGGAAACCTCGTCGCTGCTCTCCCCCTTCGCATCTTCGCCAACTTGACCAAACTATCACTGCTCGATCTGTCCAACAACTCACTGGCCTGTCTGCCCAATGACCTCCTCTCCGGGCTGACGGAACTGCAAACCCTGAAACTCTCCCATAATCTCATCGACGAGATGACGAGGGAGGCCTTCATACTGAATGCAAAGCTGACGTTCCTGCATCTCGACAGCAACCGGCTGAGCGGCCTGCCCATGTTCCAAGGGCTCTCACTGCTGGAGGAGCTGACTTGCTCCTTTAACCGGCTCGTTGGCTTGCCCCGAGGTTTTGCCGACAATCTCCTAATGCTGAAGTGTCTTCAGCTCACCCATAACCTCATTGATCAATGGGACCCCACGCTGTTCCTAAACACCACCTCTGTCCTTCTGAGCAACAATCCAATCTGTTCTACCAAGGCAGGCACAGCAACAGTGCAGTCCACATACATAGACTGCAGCAAACAGCAGTGCTCCCCAGTGTCacgttaaaagacatttggacagatatggggATAGGAAAAGtgcagaaggatatgggccaagcacgggcaggcgagactagtgtacagggagcatgttggtcagcattggcaagttggacctgtttccacgctgtatgaccctatgaaagAACTTTCCTTTCTTTTGGAGGAGGGAACTGGGTATTTTAAGCAAATATGTCATAGGGTGGGTAAAagctagaatagtacagcacaggaacgggctgttccgcccacaatgtctgtgaacaTGAAGCCAAACTACATTAATCTCTCCTGCCTGCACATCCCTCCATTGTCATACTGTTTTATGTTATTTTTAAaaatgtcacaaagtgctggaataactcagcaagaagcagcatttgtggagaacatggatatccgtgttctccagagatgctgcctgacccatcgagttactccagtacattgtgtcatTCTTTGTAAaataaacagcatctgtggttccttgtatctcctgttctatgttatattgTGTGATTTCTTCACGCTTCCTCTGTGACAAAATCTTGTATTTTGCCGCGGCACATAATGTTGCAGAGAATTAATAAACGTCTGTATTGCATCTTACTCTGCCTTGCTCGGTGACTGGGCCATCCCTCACTGATGAATGGTCCTGGCCTAAACCACCACTTGATCCATGttgttcacagatgctgcctgacccgctgatttactccagcactttgtgttattttgtaaaccagcaactgcagttccttgtgtctacaggaTATATATAAATTAGTTACATAAATTGTAACTGAGTTGGTTAGTAGATTTGTAGGCAACACCAAGATTGCTAGAGCTGTAggtagtgaggaaggctgtcaaagtatacagtgggatttAGATCAACTACAGaataggcagagaaatggcagatggatctGAGCAACCGCGAGGTGCTGTACCTCTGGGATCCTCGCTTATTGATGTTCGACAGACaacgagtgatcaatggtcgacattgcctcggtgggccaaagggcgattccatgctgtatgtctaaactaaacattgtgggctgaagggcttgatccTGTGTTGAACAGttctatgttttgtttagtttggagatacaacatgcaaacaggtcctttggcccactgagtccacatcgaccatcatCACCCAtttgtaagtaagttttatttatatagcacgttttaaatcaactcgcgttgaagacaaagtgctttacataaaataaataattaagtttccgtacattcataggaaaaaaaaaatgtttccaagaaaaatgacacaacacaaacgtccccccacaacagaatcaaaattttccactgtggggaaagacaCCAGAAAGtttagtcctcttcctctgtgaccacccgaggtcggggctcaTTTGTGACCTTGCAGTCAGTCCGAtgatttcaggccctcttgccgagaagatggaactccggcgtcgggtgaacgctagttctatgttatcccactttcacatccactccctacatattaggggcaatttacagaggacaattagcccagaaaacccgcatgtctttggagtgtgggaggaaacctgagcacccgaacgaaacccacgcggtcacagggagaatgcctcatagacagcatccgaggtcaggattgaacctgggtgtctggcatggtgaggcagtggctcttgccgctgcaccactatggtcTAGTGGGCAATAGGGAGTGAGCGCCTGGGCCCAGAGTCAGTGCGAGGGGATCATTGTCTCCCGTGGGCTTGGCTAGGGGTGGGCAGGGCATGGTCAGTGCCTGTCGGGTCAGGCCCAGACCCGAGCCGGGGGTGCATCCTCACACTGCCCCACTCAGGGAGCAGGAAAACCTCAGCCCACGGACTCGGGGAGGCTCCCCTCATCAATGGTGAGGGTGAATGCGCAGAGTGgcttaagatgagaagggaaagatttcataggaacccagGGGcataattttcacacagaggttggtgagtgtatggaacgagctgtcagcatTGGTAGTTGAAGTGGGTaaaataactacatttaaaagacacctaagccagttacatggataggaaaggtttgcagggatataGACCAGGCATGTGGAACCAGCTCAGTTAGGCAAGATAAACACAAcaatttggagtaactcagtgcgtcagacaggatctctggagaaaatggttacatgatgtttcaggtcggaacccttcttcagaccagctaggcaacgtggtcagcatggacgagttgggctgaatggcctgattgatagattaaaggagcagaattaggtcattcagcccatcatgtctactccgccattcaattatggctgatctttatctccttcactccattcgcctgccttctccatcacccttgacacccgtactaattaagaatcgatctatctctgccatcaAAATAACCATTGACggtctccacagtcttctgtgacaatgaattctacagattcaccaccctctgactaaagaaattcctcctcatctccttcctaaaggaacgtcctttaattcagaggctgtgaCCTAGACTGAGTCCTAgactcatcctctccacat
This genomic stretch from Amblyraja radiata isolate CabotCenter1 chromosome 4, sAmbRad1.1.pri, whole genome shotgun sequence harbors:
- the LOC116972152 gene encoding insulin-like growth factor-binding protein complex acid labile subunit, which produces MTMDRLALLLLLLLQLTQLLAACPEQCSCYSTIVDCRATSLPHLPANIDHSVETLFLDNNLLVRIPPHAFENLRSLSYLGLSKNRLLLHNYTFSLLLGLQSLDLSNNHLSELREDLLGNLPNLAWIVLANNQLRTPPVLRAHDKLTYLDLSGNQLAVLQGAFDSLPRLDTLFLSNNRLQTLPVTLFDQLPLLVTLDLSHNKLSSLPHRLFRHHRELSDLRLDHNRLKHLARSLFAHQGNLRYLTLSGNLVAALPLRIFANLTKLSLLDLSNNSLACLPNDLLSGLTELQTLKLSHNLIDEMTREAFILNAKLTFLHLDSNRLSGLPMFQGLSLLEELTCSFNRLVGLPRGFADNLLMLKCLQLTHNLIDQWDPTLFLNTTSVLLSNNPICSTKAGTATVQSTYIDCSKQQCSPVSR